The proteins below are encoded in one region of Candidatus Thermoplasmatota archaeon:
- a CDS encoding chemotaxis protein CheC, translating to MTDEKAGRAIEIIREFANIGAGSAATALSYLLDVELMNDVTSCDILPMAKVSEWLGGADKVVAGTYTYLCGELKSGILVVLPEASAITLLTHLTKEKVDLSSLTEIQKSALKEVGNICLCWYLMAVSKMIDIDMIPAPPDATVDLLGAVLDIPLASLAQRVDTVLAVHTSFKALDSHFDGYFLMLPEESTLTLILERMGESRR from the coding sequence ATGACGGACGAGAAGGCCGGCAGAGCGATAGAGATAATCAGAGAGTTCGCCAACATAGGAGCGGGGAGCGCTGCGACCGCGCTGTCTTACCTGCTGGATGTCGAGCTTATGAACGATGTGACCTCGTGCGATATTCTGCCCATGGCAAAGGTCTCCGAGTGGCTGGGCGGGGCCGACAAGGTTGTCGCGGGGACGTACACATACTTGTGTGGCGAACTCAAGAGCGGAATCCTAGTCGTCCTTCCAGAGGCATCGGCTATCACGCTCCTAACACACCTCACGAAGGAGAAGGTCGATCTCTCTTCCTTGACAGAGATCCAGAAATCGGCCCTCAAGGAGGTCGGCAACATATGCCTCTGCTGGTACCTGATGGCTGTCTCGAAGATGATCGATATCGACATGATCCCGGCGCCCCCGGATGCCACAGTCGACCTTCTCGGTGCGGTCCTCGACATTCCGTTGGCAAGCCTCGCTCAGAGAGTGGACACAGTCCTCGCAGTCCACACATCCTTCAAGGCACTTGACAGCCACTTCGACGGATACTTCCTCATGCTGCCCGAGGAATCCACCCTGACGCTCATTCTGGAGAGGATGGGAGAATCCAGAAGATGA